From Streptomyces sp. SAI-135:
CGCCCGCCCCTGCCGCCCTTCACCCGCGACACCGCCGCCCAGAAGGTGCAGGCCGCCGAGGACGCCTGGAACACCCGTGATCCGCACCGTGTGGCGCTCGCCTACTCCGAGGACTCCGTCTGGCGCAACCGCGGCACCTTCGTCACCGGCCGCGCCGAGATCGCCGAGTTCCTCACCGCCAAATGGGCGCGCGAGCGGGAGTACGCCCTGCGCAAGGACCTGTGGGCGTTCGACGGCAACCGCATCGCGGTCCGCTTCCAGTACGAGTGCCAGGACACCGAGGGGCAGTGGTGGCGGTCGTACGGCAACGAGCTGTGGGAGTTCGACGAGCACGGACTGATGACCCGGCGCGAGGCCAGCATCAACGACGTGCCCATCGAGGAGAGGGAGCGCCGCATCCGCGGACCGCGCCCCGACAGCGAGCGGGGACTGTCCTTCCCGCTTCAGTAGAGTTCCGGCGTGACCCGACAGGACGAGACACCGCCCTTCTTGTACGTCGTCGTGTGCGCCGCCGGCATCGCGGCGGGCGTCGGCAGGCTGATCACCGCCGCGCAGGAGCGGGAGTGGAGCGTGGGGGTCATCGCCACGCCCACCGCCATGGACGGCTTCTTCGACGCGGCCGCCGTCGAGGCGCAGACCGGCCGTCCGATCCGTTCCGCATGGCGTCGCCCGGGGGACCCGCGGCCC
This genomic window contains:
- a CDS encoding nuclear transport factor 2 family protein, encoding MTDRPPLPPFTRDTAAQKVQAAEDAWNTRDPHRVALAYSEDSVWRNRGTFVTGRAEIAEFLTAKWAREREYALRKDLWAFDGNRIAVRFQYECQDTEGQWWRSYGNELWEFDEHGLMTRREASINDVPIEERERRIRGPRPDSERGLSFPLQ